In the Prosthecobacter sp. genome, GTCGTGACCACCATCCGCGCTGTTTCACCATGTGGATGGCCGGCGGCGGCGCCAAAGGCGGCGCGATCTACGGCGAGACGGACGACTTCAGTTACAACATCGTCAAAGACCCGCTCCACATCAGCGACTTCCACGCCACCGTGCTCCACCAGCTCGGCTTCCACGCCGACCGCTTCAGCTATAAATTCCAAGGCCTCGACGCCAAGCTCATCGGCGTGAACCCTGCGAAGGTGGTGAAGGCGCTGCTGGCGTGAGGCGGATCACACCTCAAACAGATGCAGCGGCGACGTGTTCGTCTTGTACGCGCCGTCTTTGGTCAGCGATTTGCCGTTGCCATTGCTGTCACGATTGGTCGAGGTGACCACGAAATGCTTTCCATCTGGGTGCAGCGCCAGAGCGTGGCAGTTGGCCATCTTCTTGTTCTCGTGAAAAGCTTCCTTCTCCGCAGGATCAAGCAGGAAGAGCTGCCCGCTGCCCGGTGTGCCTGCGGTCACGGCCATCAGGCAGCCATTCGGATGCTGCACCAAATCATGAACGTAGCCTTCCTTGTTTGTGCCATGCGTGACAGTCTTCGTGAGTTTGCCCGTGGCCGTGTCGAAGAACAAAATCGTCGGGATGCTCTGCGGCGTGGCTCCGTTCTGCGGCGTTGTTCCAGCAGCGAGCAATGTTTTGCCGCCATCAATGAACAGCAGCACGCGCAGACCACCGAGGTCTTGAAGCCGGTCGAGCTTGTAAAGAACTGAGGCATCGAAGGAGCGCTGTTTCTTTTTCAAATCGACATCCCAGGTCTCAATCCGCCCGCGCATGTCACCAAAGGTGATGCTGTCCGTCAGCGTCAGCGCATAGACATCTTCGCCAGCCTGATGCTCGGCCAGTTTTTTGCCCGTCGCCGCATCCCATACCCGCACAAAGCCATCCTTGCCACACGTCGCAATGCGGCTGCCATCAGGTGAAGCTGCGATCTGCCGCAGCCAGCCATCGTGCGCCGATTCATGCTGCCAGAGTGTCTTTTCGCCCTCGATGCATCGCAACTGGCCCCAAGAGTCCGCCACAAACAAACGCGGCTGCTTCGGATGAAAGGCCAGCGCCGTGCTGTAGCCATGAAAACCTTCGATGGCAGGCAGCGGTGTCACCGCCTTGCCATCGAAGGCCCAGCGCCTCACTATCGGCTCATAACCCACCGCCGCGAGCATGCTGCCATCATGGCTGAACCGCGCCGCGCTGATCTGGCGCTCCGATTTGAACTCCGCGATCTGTTTCGGCTCCAGTTTCATCACGCGAGAGCCTCCTTGATCGGCAGCATGTCATCATGCGCGATGGGCAGTGGCTGCCCCGCGTTGTCGAACTCCACCTTGTGAGAGTCGATGCCCAGCGCCTGATACCAGGTGTGAAACGCCGCGCCGATGTCAAACGGCTGCGATTTCACCTCAGTCCCGCGCTCATTGGTCTCGCCCACCACCATGCCATGCTTAACACCGTGGCCTGCCATGGCGATGCTCCAGGCCTCCGGCCAGTGATCGCGGCCCACATGGCCGTTGATGCGCGGTGTGCGGCCGAATTCACTCAAGCAGATGACGAGTGTCGTTTTGAGCAGTCCGCTTGACTCCAGGTCTTCCAGCATCGCGCTGAAGGCCTGGTCGAACTTCGGAACCATCGTGGTTTGAGAATTGAAGTGGTCGCCATGCGTGTCCCAGCCATAGCTGGTGACTTTGACGAACCGCACGCCTGCCTCAAGCATCTGCCGCGCCACGAGCATGTGCTGGCCGAGATCATGCCGCCCATAGCGGTCGCGATCACGTTCCGGCAGCTTGGAGGTATCAAAAATATCGGCTCGGGCCATCAGCTTCTCCGCCATGTCAAAAACGGACGCATTCGCCTCCACCACACGCTTCTCACGCTGTTTAGCGAAACGTTGATCAAGCATCTGCCGCAGTTCATTGCGCGCGGCGTCCTGTTCCGCGCTGATGTCGGGATGGCGCAGCAGATTGTCCGGCGGCTTGCCATCGCCAAAGGCCAGCGAGCCGTATTTCGGCCCCAGAAAGCCCGCGTCTTCCGCACGGAAGCCCCCGCTGCCCGGTTTGATCCACACATAGGGCGGCAGCCCGCTCGTGCCCGGTCCCAGCAGCTTCGCAACGCCCGCGCCGAAATGTGGATACGGCACACCGCGATTTTTTGGATCACCACGCTGGATGCGGTCCACGCCAGACGAATGCGCGTTGTCTTTCGTGGACATGCTGCGCACCACGCAGAGCTTGTGCATCTGCTTGGCCAGCTTCGGCATGAGTTCACCAAAATGGATGCCGGGCACTGAAGTGGGAATGCTGCGAAACGGCCCGCCAAACTCCGTGTTCGGTTTAGGATCCCACGTTTCAAGCTGCGACATCCCGCCGTCCAGCCACACGAACAGCACTTGCTTGTCCCGCTGCTTCATCGCTTCTGCGAACAGCGGTGACGCCAGCAGGCCCAGCCCGCCGCCGAGAAATGCACGGCGGGAGAGTGTGTGATCGCGTGGCGAGCAGAGAGGATTCATAACGTCAGTGGTTCACAAAAAACTCTGTCGAGCTGAGCAGGGCCCAGGCGAAATCGCCGAGCGCCTTCGATTTGTCGTCAGCATGAGCGGCAATCCACGACTTGAGTTGTGCTTTTTCTTCAGCGTCAGGCAGGCGGGTGAGGACGGTAAGATAAAGGTCTTCGACAGGATCGGTTTGTCTGGCCAGACGGTCGATCAGATTGCCCGTACGCGGTTTCAGCGCCCACTGAACGTGATCGCTGTTGCGAAGGAACAACGCACTGCGCAGCGATGGGTTCGCGGCAAGTTCCGGTTCCTTCGCGGGATTGGCGAGCGCGGCGGCGAAGGCTTTTTCGAAGTCGGCGAGGTTGTATTTGAGCGCATCGACCTTCACGTCGGGCTTGGGGTTCTTTTCGAGCCGCTCGCGCTCGACGGTGGCGATGAGGAAGGCGCGGAGCTGCTGCTCGGCGGTGAGATGACGTTGGTGAGCACCGGAGCGCTGGTAGGTCTGTGTGAGGGCGATTTCGCGAATGAGCCAGCGCAGGTCGAAATGATGTGCGGCGAGTTCTTTGGCGAGCAGATCGAGCAACTCGGGATGTGCGGGCGGATTCTCGGTGTGATGCAAATCAAGCGGCTCGACGATGCCTTTGCCGATGAATAGGAACCACACGCGGTTGGCGATGTTTTTGGCAAACAGCGCGTTCTCCGGCGCTGGCACGCGTTGCGCGATCTCACGCAGCGGGCTGAACTTCGGCTGGCCGACTTCCTTGGTTTTGCGGTCGGGTTTGACCAGCCATGCGTCGTCGCCAGTGGAGACGGGAATCATGACTTCCTCGCCAAAGGGGATGCGCGGCGCGGTTTGGGCCTTTTTGTCGGTGAGGACGGAAACGAACTCGTATTTGGCCGCGATGAGGCCCTCGCTGAGCCAGGGGGTCTTGTGTTTGTCGTCAGCTGGCTGAAGCTTGAGGTTCTGAAAGACGGAGTAGAGGCCGCTGAAGTCGATCTGCTTGTAGTCACTGACGCTTAGATGCCGGTGGCACTGGCAGCACTGCAAGTCGATGCCCATGAACATGCGCCCGACATCGCGGGTAAGGCCGGGATAGTCAGTGTCCTGCTGCCCCACCTTCTCCAACCGCCGTGTGATGAAGTAACCGGCTCCGCGCTGCTTCTCATCGAGGAAATCCGGCGCCAGCATCTCGCGCACCATCGCATCCCAGGGCTTGTTGGTTTTAAAACTCTCCACCAGCCACGCTTTCCACGCCTCATTGTCACCCCGGCGCTCCATGAGCATCACATGAAACGCGTCCGCCATCCGCACCGCGAATCGCGGGGCCGAGATGAGCTTGTCGATCAACTTCGTCCGTTTGTCCGCGGTCTTGTCCGCCAAAAACGCTCGTGCCTCGTCCGCTGTCGGAATCCCTCCATCAAAATCGAACCACACACGCCGCAGGAACTCCGCATCTTCGGCCTGTGAAGGCGGCTTAGCGAAAAGCACGGCGTCGATCTTTTGAGCGAGCGCCTCCGCCGACAAGGCGCTGCCTGTCAGCAAAAGAACGCTGAAGGCACCGAAGATGACGAATGTCCAAGTCTGACGCACGAGGCCACTACGCAGGCAAGGGCTGGTCTGTTGCAAGCGGGCCTCAAGTCCCGTTACGCACGGATGCTGCGAAACTTGCCCGGAGCCATCCCTGTGTAGCGGCTGAAGTGACGCGTGAAGGCACTTTGATCACACCAGCCCGTTTCGATGGCGATGTCGGCCAGCGACATGTCCGTCTCGCGCAGCAATCGCGTGGCCTCATCCAGGCGCAGTTTGTGCAACAATTGCAGCGGGCTCATCTGAAACAACCGCTGCACCCGCTGCTCAAACTGATACACGCTCAGCCCCGCTCTCTTCGCGATGTCCTCGATTCGCAGACTCTCCGTGTAACGCGTCTGCATCAGTTTCAAAGCCGTCGCGAGTTCGGCGAAGCCGCTCGCTTTGTCACCCGGCGCGTTCAAATCACGCGAGATGCCCGTCACGCCGGTGATTCTGCCACTCGGATCGCACAACGGATGCTTCGTTGTCAGACACCAGCCCGCCTTGCCACCGGGATAGATGTGCAGTTCGAGCTGATGATCGACGCGCTTCCCTGTTTTGAGCACCGTTTCGTCCTGACGTGCATAACTCGTCGCCAGCGCCGCCGGAAACACCTCCGCTGGTCGTTTCCCAATCAGCCTCGTCTTGTCTCCACCTGCGCAACGATTCGCCAGCGTCTGATTCACCCGCACATAACGTCCTGACGTGTCCTTGATGAAAAATACCACATCTGGTAGCGCATCGAATAGCGCCTCAGTAACCGCGTGCTCGGAGAATGGGCCGGAGGAGGACATGCTTTGGCTGATTTGGCAGGTTCGCTGCCAAAAAGCAATCAAGACCCTTCGCGGAACGTGTTTCAACCTACACCATGTCTCCTCCCCAATGGACCGGCGTCTTTCCGGCAGTCGTCACTCAGATGCACCAGGATCAATCCCTCGATCTCGCGGCCTGCACGCGGCACTGGGAGGCCGTCATCGAGTCTGGCGTCGCTGGATTGATCGTCTGCGGATCTTTGGGCGAGAATCAATGCATGTTACCCGAGGAAAAGCGCGCTGTGGTGAAACACGCCATCGAGGTGGCCGCCGGACGTGTGCCTGTCATCACCGGCGTGGCGGAAATGAGCACCCATGCCGGGACTTCCTACATGCAGGACTGCGAGAAGCTCGGCGTGGCCGGTTTCATGATCATGCCGCCGATGGTTTACAAGACCGACCCGCGTGAGACGCAACACTGGTTCCGAACACTGGCCAAGGCCACGCCTTTGACCTGGATGCTCTACAACAACCCCGTCGGCTACCACACCGATGTCACGCCGGAGATGTTCGTCGAACTGGCCGACATCCCCCATCTCGCCGCCATCAAGGAGAGCAGCGCGAATACCCGCCGCATCACTGAGCTGCGTAACCTCACCGGCAATCGCTACCAGATCTTCACCGGCGTGGACGATCTCTTCCTCGAATCCGCCATCCTCGGCATCGACGGCTGGGTCGCTGGCAGTGGCATCGCCTTCCCGAAGGAGAACCAACAGCTCTGGGATCTCGCCCAAGCAGGCCGGTGGGACGAGGCCCGCGCCCTCTACCGCTGGGCACAGCCGCTCATGAAGCTGGATACCCACATCCACTTCGTGCAATACATCAAGCTTCTCTGCCAGGAGACCGGCCTTGGCAAAGAATGGGTCCGCGAGCCGCGTCTGCCCATCGCCGGAGCCGAGCGCGACCAGGTGCTCAAAATCATCCGCGAGGCGCTCATGCAGCGGCCAGCGTGACGCACGCTTTGTGCGGTTGCATCCAGGCGGCTTTACCTTCATCCTCGGGCCGCCATGGTCCGCCCGCGCAAAAAATACACCGTTCACGATCTCCTTAAGCTCAAAGGCAAACGCTGCCTCACACACATCCATGTGAAGTCGCCAGAGGAGGCCACAGCTGCGGAAGCTGCGGGCATCGACCTCATGAGCTGCAGCTTTGACTCACCGGAGGCGCAGGCGCGACTGCCGCTGCTCGTCGCCGCCGCGCCCACGGCCTTCCTTTCCGGCTCCACGCCGCATGGCATGGCCACGCAGGAAGAGGCCATCCGCACCGGTTTCCGCGCCCTCGAAATGGGTGCCAGCTCCGTTTATTGCTCGTGCAGCCCTTTCATCATCGAGGCGATGGCTCGCGAAGGCATCCCCGTCGTCGGCCACATCGGCATGGTGCCGCGTCATGTCACCTGGACCGGCTACCGCAGCCTCGGCAAGACAGTGGAGGAGGCGAAGGCGCTCTACCGCAAGATGAAGGAACTCGAAAACGCCGGTGCCTATGCCGCCGAGATCGAAATCGTGCCGCACAACCTCGCGTCGTGGCTTTGCAAGCAGACGAGCATGCTCCTCATGTCCCTCGGCTCCGGCACGGGCTGTGACACGCAGTTCCTCTTCTCATGCGACATTCTCGGCGACTACGACGAGCGCATCCCGCGCCACGCCAAGTCCTACCGTAATTTCGCCGAAGAAAACCGCCGTCTGCAAAACGAGCGCATCGCCGCCTTCAGCGAATACATCGCCGACGTCAAAGAAGGCCGCTTCCCCGAGCGCTGCCACCTCACCGAGATGGATGCCGCGCTGCTCGACGAGGTGGTGAAATCCGTGGCCCACTGACTAGCCACGATTTGAGCGAAATCACGCCTCCTCTGCCGGAATCAGCCAAGATGCGACTCGATCGCTGGCCACCGTGTGGCCATGCTGCGCATTCCTATCATCGACTCCCACACCGGCGGCGAGCCCACCCGCGTGGTCTTGAGCGGTGTGACTGCCGATCGACTCGAAACCTACCGCCGCGCCATCATCTGCGAGCCGCGCGGGCACGAGGTGATCGTCGGCGCGTTGCTCGTGGAGCCCAAAGACGCGACCTGTGCGGCTGGCGTGATCTTTTTCAACAATGTCGGCCTCCTCGGCATGTGCGGACACGGCATGATCGGCCTCATTGGGACGCTGAAGCATCTGGGGCGCATTTCCGCTGGCGAGCATCGCGTGGAGACGCCGGTGGGCATCGTGACGGCCACACTGCATGACGATGGTCGCGTGAGCATTCGCAATGTGACTGCGTATCGCCAGGCAAAGGCCGTGAAGGCCGGTGGAGTCACCGGAGATGTCGCCTGGGGTGGAAACTGGTTCTTCCTCGTCTCCGATCACGGACTCGAACTCACGCTGCAAAACGTCCCGCAGCTCACGCAGGCCAGTCTCGCGATGCGCGAGGTCGTGCGAGCTGCCGGCTATCCCGAAGTCGATCACGTCGAGCTTTTCGCGCCGCCGCATGAGGCAGCGAATCACAGCCGGAACTTCGTTTTGTGTCCTGGTGGCGAATATGACCGCTCCCCCTGCGGCACCGGCACGAGTGCGAAACTCGCCTGTCTTGCAGCGGACGGAAAACTCTCTCCAGGCGAGGTATGGCGGCAGGAAAGCATCCTCGGGTCCGTGTTTGAAGGCAGCTACGAAGCCACGATTGATGGGATCATCCCCACCATCACCGGCCAGGCTTACATCACGGCGGAATCGACGCTCATCCTCGACCCAAACGATCCTTTCCAATTCGGCTTCGCATGAAATCACTTTTACTACTCGTCTGTGCCACCGCAGCCATGTCTGCTGACTTCGACCATGCGCTCAGCCTGTCGAAGCGGACGGAGAACAAAGTCTTCCGCGACCGCGTGCAGGCGCATTGGCTCCCAGATGGCAAAACGTTTTGGTATCGCGTCCAGACTGGACCGCAGACGCATGAGTATGTCCTCATCAACGCCGAAACCGGCAAACGCCAGACCGCCGCCGATCTTAAATCACTCGGCATTGTTTCCGAAGACGCCAAGACATCTGCGTTGAAGATTGAGTTACGTCCCACCAAGCGCACCGGCGAATCCTCCGGCTTCAAGTTCATCAACAAGCTCGGTGAAGATGTCGATCTCTTCTGGATCGACCAGCAAGGCGAGCACCTCCGCTACGGCGGCATCCGTGCTGGCGCTGAGCGGGAGCAGCACACTTATGAAGGCCATGTCTGGCTCATCACAAGCCGCACCGGCGAACACCTCGCCATCGTCGAGGCCGAAGCGACAGTGAAAACGCTCATCATCGACGGCAAAGGCCTCACGAAAACCAAGGATGAGTCGAAGAAGCCCGAGCTAGGTTTCAAATCGCCCGATGGCTCGTGTGTCGTCACCAATGAACCCGACTTGGTCCCAATCCGCAAAGTTACCATCGTCGATTCTTCGCCCAAGGATGGCCTACAGCCGAAAACCAAAGTCATCGACTACATCAAGCCGGGTGATGCTTTGCCAAAACCGCAATTGGCGATCACGCAGGCGGATGGGCGGAAAATTCGCGTGCCGCGAGACTTGTATGAAACTCCTTTCAACACCGAAGGCCGCATCGATGTGACGTGGGCACCGGACAGCAGCGAGTTCTACTTCGATTATAACCAACGCGGCCATCAGCTTTACCGTATCCTCGCCGCGAATGCGGAGACGGGAGCGGTGCGTGTGGTGGTGGAGGAAACATCGAAGACCTTCATCCACTACTCCGGAAAAAGCTGGCGACACTGGCTGCACGGCAGCGGCGAACTCATCTGGATGAGCGAACGCGACGGCTGGTGCCATCTCTGGCTCTACGACGTGAAAACGGGCCAGCCGAAGCATCAAATCACCAAGGGCCAGTGGCCGGTGCGCGAGGTTTTGCACGTCGATGAGGCGAAGCGGGAGATTTGGTTCCTCGCGAGCGGCTTACGGCCGGTGGAGGACCCTTATCATCTGCATCTCTGCCGGGTGAACTTCGACGGCAGCGGCTTCCAGCACCTCACGGCTGGCGATGGCAACCACCGCGTCGAGTTCTCGCCGAAACGCGATTTCTTCATCGACACTTGGTCCCTCGCCGATCATCCACCCGTCACCGAACTACGCCGCAGCAGCGATGGCAGCCTCGTGTGCGATTTGGAGAAGGCGGATGCCTCCGCGCTGCTCGCCGCAGGCTGGACGATGCCGGAGCGCTTCGTGGCGAAGGGTCGTGATGGCAAAACGGAGATCCACGGCATCGTCATCAAGCCTTCCAACTTCGACGCCGCGAAAAAATATCCCATCGTCGAGGACATCTATGCCGGGCCACACGGAGCCTTTGCGCCAAAGGATTTTGATCGTCAGCTCCGCATGCATCAGATCGCCGAGTTGGGCTTCATCGTCGTCAAACTCGACGGCATGGGCACGAATCATCGCGGCAAGGCCTTCCACGACGTGTGCTGGAAAAATCTCAAAGATGCCGGATTCCCAGATCGAAAGCTCTGGATCAAAGAAGCCGCGAAATCACGCCCTTGGATGGATTTGAGCCGCGTCGGCATCTACGGCGGCAGCGCCGGTGGTCAGAATGCCATGCGTGCGCTGCTCGATCATCACGACTTCTACAAAGTGGCCGTCGCCGACTGCGGGTGTCATGACAACCGCATGGACAAAATCTGGTGGAACGAGCAGTGGATGGGCTGGCCCGTGGATGAGAGCTACATCAAGAGCAGCAACAAAGAGGACGCGCACAAGCTCCAAGGCCATCTCCTCCTCATCGTCGGCGAACTCGACACCAACGTCGATCCCGCCAGCACCACACAGGTCGTCGGTGCCTTGCAGAAAGAGGGAAAGACCTTCGACTATATGCCCATCATTGGCACCGGCCACGGCGCAGCCGAGACGCCGTATGGTTCACGTTTGCGCATGGAGTTTTTGGTGCGTCATTTGAGACCTTAATCAGCAGTGTCACCTCGGCGTGATCTCAAACGCATCCAGCCACGGCAGCGTGATCTGCGGCGGCATGCCGCCGAAGGGCTGGTAGGCGGGGAGCTGGACGATGCTCATGCTGTGCGGCTGGCTGGCGATGAAGAACATGGCGTCGGCGCAATCGGCGCAGGTGATCATGGCTTCCTTATGCTTGGCGGAGGGCTGCACGGGGCGCTTTTTGACGAGCGGAGTGTCGGCTTCGCCGGGGGCGTATTCAGAGACAACGATGCCGTGCGCGTTGAGTTGCATGCGGGCGGTGAAAAGCATGCCATGTACGGCCCACTTGCTCGCGGTGTAAGGCACTCCGGCAAAGGAATCATAGCCATGCCCTGCCGTGGACGACACGACGACGATCTTGCCGCCACCACTCGCCGCCATTGGCTTGGCGACGGCCTGGATCATGTTCGCCACACCGATGACATTGATCTCCATGACCTTCCGCCAGCTCTCCTCGCTGGCAATTCTCGACGGATCGGCATGCGCCATGAAGCGATCCGGCGTGTTGATGCCCGCGGTGTGGATGAGGGCGTGGGGGGTGCCGTGTCTGAGCACTTCCGCCATCGCCGTGGCGATGCTGGCGCTGTCCGCCACGTCGCAGACGACCGGGATGATGTTCGGAGAGAGCGCGGCGCTTTCCTGCAGCGAATCCAGCGTGCGTCCAAACACAAACGTCTTCGCACCGGCCTCGGCGAAACGTTTCGCCGTCGCCTGTCCCATGCCGCCGCCACCGCCGGTGATGATCACGATCTTGTCAGTCCAATTTTGGTCCATGCACCGATGCTAACGAGCACACGCAGCACGTCCAGCCTGTGAGCTTGGCAAAAATTGCGGCGCTGGCTGCCAAAGCGACCAAGACGAGTAGCATAGGCTTTCTAGCCTGTGTTCGTTCATGAACGTCTTTTTCAACTTCAAATCCACAGGCTAGAAAGCCTATGCTACCCAAACACGTCACCATCCTCGGCGCAGGCGTCATCGGCCTCAGCACGGCGCTTTACTGCGCCCGGCGCGGCATGAAGGTGACGATCATCGACCAAAAGCCGCGTCAGCGCGATGGGTGCTCGTTTGGCAATGCGGGCATGATCGTGCCGAGTCATTTCATTCCGCTGGCGGCTCCGGGCATGGTGAAGCTCGGCCTCAAGTGGATGTGGAATCCCGAATCGCCCTTCTACATCAAGCCACGGCTCAATCTCGATCTGCTCACCTGGGGCCTGCAGTTCTGGAAAGCCGCCACAAAGCAGCGCGTCGATGCCGCCGCGCCCGTGCTGCGTGAT is a window encoding:
- a CDS encoding proline racemase family protein; translation: MLRIPIIDSHTGGEPTRVVLSGVTADRLETYRRAIICEPRGHEVIVGALLVEPKDATCAAGVIFFNNVGLLGMCGHGMIGLIGTLKHLGRISAGEHRVETPVGIVTATLHDDGRVSIRNVTAYRQAKAVKAGGVTGDVAWGGNWFFLVSDHGLELTLQNVPQLTQASLAMREVVRAAGYPEVDHVELFAPPHEAANHSRNFVLCPGGEYDRSPCGTGTSAKLACLAADGKLSPGEVWRQESILGSVFEGSYEATIDGIIPTITGQAYITAESTLILDPNDPFQFGFA
- a CDS encoding DUF1549 domain-containing protein; amino-acid sequence: MRQTWTFVIFGAFSVLLLTGSALSAEALAQKIDAVLFAKPPSQAEDAEFLRRVWFDFDGGIPTADEARAFLADKTADKRTKLIDKLISAPRFAVRMADAFHVMLMERRGDNEAWKAWLVESFKTNKPWDAMVREMLAPDFLDEKQRGAGYFITRRLEKVGQQDTDYPGLTRDVGRMFMGIDLQCCQCHRHLSVSDYKQIDFSGLYSVFQNLKLQPADDKHKTPWLSEGLIAAKYEFVSVLTDKKAQTAPRIPFGEEVMIPVSTGDDAWLVKPDRKTKEVGQPKFSPLREIAQRVPAPENALFAKNIANRVWFLFIGKGIVEPLDLHHTENPPAHPELLDLLAKELAAHHFDLRWLIREIALTQTYQRSGAHQRHLTAEQQLRAFLIATVERERLEKNPKPDVKVDALKYNLADFEKAFAAALANPAKEPELAANPSLRSALFLRNSDHVQWALKPRTGNLIDRLARQTDPVEDLYLTVLTRLPDAEEKAQLKSWIAAHADDKSKALGDFAWALLSSTEFFVNH
- a CDS encoding prolyl oligopeptidase family serine peptidase, whose product is MKSLLLLVCATAAMSADFDHALSLSKRTENKVFRDRVQAHWLPDGKTFWYRVQTGPQTHEYVLINAETGKRQTAADLKSLGIVSEDAKTSALKIELRPTKRTGESSGFKFINKLGEDVDLFWIDQQGEHLRYGGIRAGAEREQHTYEGHVWLITSRTGEHLAIVEAEATVKTLIIDGKGLTKTKDESKKPELGFKSPDGSCVVTNEPDLVPIRKVTIVDSSPKDGLQPKTKVIDYIKPGDALPKPQLAITQADGRKIRVPRDLYETPFNTEGRIDVTWAPDSSEFYFDYNQRGHQLYRILAANAETGAVRVVVEETSKTFIHYSGKSWRHWLHGSGELIWMSERDGWCHLWLYDVKTGQPKHQITKGQWPVREVLHVDEAKREIWFLASGLRPVEDPYHLHLCRVNFDGSGFQHLTAGDGNHRVEFSPKRDFFIDTWSLADHPPVTELRRSSDGSLVCDLEKADASALLAAGWTMPERFVAKGRDGKTEIHGIVIKPSNFDAAKKYPIVEDIYAGPHGAFAPKDFDRQLRMHQIAELGFIVVKLDGMGTNHRGKAFHDVCWKNLKDAGFPDRKLWIKEAAKSRPWMDLSRVGIYGGSAGGQNAMRALLDHHDFYKVAVADCGCHDNRMDKIWWNEQWMGWPVDESYIKSSNKEDAHKLQGHLLLIVGELDTNVDPASTTQVVGALQKEGKTFDYMPIIGTGHGAAETPYGSRLRMEFLVRHLRP
- a CDS encoding dihydrodipicolinate synthase family protein encodes the protein MSPPQWTGVFPAVVTQMHQDQSLDLAACTRHWEAVIESGVAGLIVCGSLGENQCMLPEEKRAVVKHAIEVAAGRVPVITGVAEMSTHAGTSYMQDCEKLGVAGFMIMPPMVYKTDPRETQHWFRTLAKATPLTWMLYNNPVGYHTDVTPEMFVELADIPHLAAIKESSANTRRITELRNLTGNRYQIFTGVDDLFLESAILGIDGWVAGSGIAFPKENQQLWDLAQAGRWDEARALYRWAQPLMKLDTHIHFVQYIKLLCQETGLGKEWVREPRLPIAGAERDQVLKIIREALMQRPA
- a CDS encoding 3-methyl-2-oxobutanoate hydroxymethyltransferase, coding for MVRPRKKYTVHDLLKLKGKRCLTHIHVKSPEEATAAEAAGIDLMSCSFDSPEAQARLPLLVAAAPTAFLSGSTPHGMATQEEAIRTGFRALEMGASSVYCSCSPFIIEAMAREGIPVVGHIGMVPRHVTWTGYRSLGKTVEEAKALYRKMKELENAGAYAAEIEIVPHNLASWLCKQTSMLLMSLGSGTGCDTQFLFSCDILGDYDERIPRHAKSYRNFAEENRRLQNERIAAFSEYIADVKEGRFPERCHLTEMDAALLDEVVKSVAH
- a CDS encoding DUF1501 domain-containing protein; amino-acid sequence: ERGVRFVQVYYLAPNNNQPWDTHEDNNNRHRTLCADSDRATTALLVDLKRRGLLDDTLVIWGGEFGRTIYSQGGLTKENYGRDHHPRCFTMWMAGGGAKGGAIYGETDDFSYNIVKDPLHISDFHATVLHQLGFHADRFSYKFQGLDAKLIGVNPAKVVKALLA
- a CDS encoding AraC family transcriptional regulator, whose protein sequence is MSSSGPFSEHAVTEALFDALPDVVFFIKDTSGRYVRVNQTLANRCAGGDKTRLIGKRPAEVFPAALATSYARQDETVLKTGKRVDHQLELHIYPGGKAGWCLTTKHPLCDPSGRITGVTGISRDLNAPGDKASGFAELATALKLMQTRYTESLRIEDIAKRAGLSVYQFEQRVQRLFQMSPLQLLHKLRLDEATRLLRETDMSLADIAIETGWCDQSAFTRHFSRYTGMAPGKFRSIRA
- a CDS encoding DUF1501 domain-containing protein, which codes for MNPLCSPRDHTLSRRAFLGGGLGLLASPLFAEAMKQRDKQVLFVWLDGGMSQLETWDPKPNTEFGGPFRSIPTSVPGIHFGELMPKLAKQMHKLCVVRSMSTKDNAHSSGVDRIQRGDPKNRGVPYPHFGAGVAKLLGPGTSGLPPYVWIKPGSGGFRAEDAGFLGPKYGSLAFGDGKPPDNLLRHPDISAEQDAARNELRQMLDQRFAKQREKRVVEANASVFDMAEKLMARADIFDTSKLPERDRDRYGRHDLGQHMLVARQMLEAGVRFVKVTSYGWDTHGDHFNSQTTMVPKFDQAFSAMLEDLESSGLLKTTLVICLSEFGRTPRINGHVGRDHWPEAWSIAMAGHGVKHGMVVGETNERGTEVKSQPFDIGAAFHTWYQALGIDSHKVEFDNAGQPLPIAHDDMLPIKEALA
- a CDS encoding SDR family oxidoreductase → MDQNWTDKIVIITGGGGGMGQATAKRFAEAGAKTFVFGRTLDSLQESAALSPNIIPVVCDVADSASIATAMAEVLRHGTPHALIHTAGINTPDRFMAHADPSRIASEESWRKVMEINVIGVANMIQAVAKPMAASGGGKIVVVSSTAGHGYDSFAGVPYTASKWAVHGMLFTARMQLNAHGIVVSEYAPGEADTPLVKKRPVQPSAKHKEAMITCADCADAMFFIASQPHSMSIVQLPAYQPFGGMPPQITLPWLDAFEITPR